The sequence CGTAGAACCTAATATATTTTTGccattaagtaaaacttgtccacgcgcgaaaaaaatataagaaagcattttttgtcaaaaaaaatcgaataaagTCAGTGCCCCATATTGGTTTCCGGGAGTAGAGGGAATCTTCGATCGACGGAAACCTTCAATGTCAGCCTGAAACAGAAGGTTAGAGTTAAAACAGAACTCAAGCATATTGCACGAtccaaaatcatttattttcctACTATTGTTTGCTCACAATGCAATAACCTAGCATGATATGTCTGTTGCGTGTTTAGCGCATCTGCCCGGGCACGAGCGATACGATTCACTATCAGGAACAACTACTCAACTTGTATAAAACGTACTAAAGAGCTAGCCTAGCCTAGGTTCGCATTATATCTTCTAGTTTAAGTAACATTTAGTGTTTAAAAAAAGTCTAGAAACAAATGCAGCAAAGGattcaattttaaattgaagacaatttattcaatttttaacgCATTCAGAAATATAAAAAACATACTAcaattacaatttaaaaaacagAATCTGCTCTCTGTGAAAGAAATCACCATGCAACAGTCTGCTGTTCTTAACACAAATCTAAAAGTGTCATATCACAAATCGACATTTAACACAGATAAATTAAAATGCAACTGCCGAACTCATTATCTACTGCTGCTGCAAGGCTCAGCTGCCAAATCTGTCAAACAGGATATCACTTTTgcgtcaaaaagttcagaaacgaCTTTGTGTGGGGATTGATTTTTTGCGGTGATTCATCCTCCAGTGTCAGATCGTCCCAGGCAAGATTTTCGACGTTGTCCTCCTGGGCTGTGGTGGTGACGTGCAGCTTGCGACTTACGCTGTTACTTTGCGGACTGGAGTTATTGGCCGGACTTGTGGAATTTCTCGTGGGTCCCTTAAAGTTCTGCGTTAGAACCGTGGGGTTTTCCGGTGTTTTCGTTCTACTTTGACTGGTTGGTGTCTTGGGAGGCGTTCGGTCGGATTGCGTTGATTTTAGCTTCTCCTGTGGAGGTCGACGATGCGGAGGTGTTTTCTGTACCGCCGGTGGTTTCGGCCGTTGATCTTTCCTAGGTGAAGTATGGTGTAAAGGCGGTCTGTGGTTGATGTGAGTAGTCTTTTTAGGTGCTACGTTTTGTGTTTTGGGCGCCACAGGCACAAGCGGTGATTCGACTTTATCTTCTTTTTTCTTCGGCTTGGAAGGCAGTGATTTCGCACGTATCTTTTTTCCACTCTCAGTCTTTTCTGTGGGTTTGTTAGGCACATTATTGGATTCAGTTCCGTTAATTTCTGGCTTTTTGGTCGGTTTTTCCGTTCCGGTCTGGTCTTTCTTAGCTTCCGTTTGCTTCACAGTTTCCGACGATTGATTCGACGAAACGCTTTCGTCCGGATCGAACAGATACTTTCCATATAATTTATCTAGCAATTTCGTCCCGAGGCTAAAATTGGTGTAGAACAAATCTAGTGCCATCAACAAGTAGGCCTTCGTTCTGGAACACAATCCCCGAACGTTGATCAGACATTTCCGTATGGAATAGTTAAGGTCGTCAATCTCTTGCGTATGCTCGATCTTAGCTTCTCCTCCGTTCAACGTAACCTGCGAAAGTATTACCTTAGCAAACTCGGGATCGattgtgtgagtttcgctttctTCGCACATTTTAATTTCCTTTTCCAACTCCGTCGTCAGTAGCAGCAGCAAGCTCTGTCCGAGGATCCGTATTCTTTTACCGTTGGCGAACCTTTTGCGGTGGTAGTATTCGCCCAGTAGCGTAACGGAATTGTAGAACTTCCCGATGTTTTCCTGTTTCAGTGCGTCGATATTTTGGAAGTTTTGCTGCAGGATTGTTAGCATAGCGTTTCGCAGTTTTGTTTCTTTTATCACCAGGTC comes from Malaya genurostris strain Urasoe2022 chromosome 3, Malgen_1.1, whole genome shotgun sequence and encodes:
- the LOC131433653 gene encoding uncharacterized protein LOC131433653, with protein sequence MDNSTKFAELEREIRRIDVDADTIQVSYHLRNFAALFQRHIVDDETLSDLFGFLNRIALGDGKFAVTMAVIFASRQLDDLVIKETKLRNAMLTILQQNFQNIDALKQENIGKFYNSVTLLGEYYHRKRFANGKRIRILGQSLLLLLTTELEKEIKMCEESETHTIDPEFAKVILSQVTLNGGEAKIEHTQEIDDLNYSIRKCLINVRGLCSRTKAYLLMALDLFYTNFSLGTKLLDKLYGKYLFDPDESVSSNQSSETVKQTEAKKDQTGTEKPTKKPEINGTESNNVPNKPTEKTESGKKIRAKSLPSKPKKKEDKVESPLVPVAPKTQNVAPKKTTHINHRPPLHHTSPRKDQRPKPPAVQKTPPHRRPPQEKLKSTQSDRTPPKTPTSQSRTKTPENPTVLTQNFKGPTRNSTSPANNSSPQSNSVSRKLHVTTTAQEDNVENLAWDDLTLEDESPQKINPHTKSFLNFLTQK